DNA sequence from the Thermodesulfovibrionales bacterium genome:
CAACTCTTTGGTCGTCGTCTTGCCGTTCGTACCGGTGATGCCGACGACCGTGATCGCCCTCTTCATCCTTTCATAGTGTGCAATGTCCTGAAGCGCCTTGAGCGTGTTCTTCACGAAGACCATCGTCATTCCCTTCACCGGTTCCGCCGGCGGGATGCTCACGAGAGCTCCTCCCCCTCTCCTGAGGGCATCTATGAGAAACTTATGTCCGTCGAAGTTCCTGCCCTTCAGAGGGACGAAGAGTTCGGTCTTCCCGATGGTCCTTGAATCTATCGAGATACCGGTAAAGACGGCGTCGGGATTACCATAAATGATCTTCCCCCCTGTTGCCTTAATGATATCGCTGACCGTCACTGTCCCCATACTCCTTTACAGAGAAAAAATGCTCTTGCTATTCCCTCATGTGTTGCCGACTATTTTCTGCTTCTTCCTCCTTATCGCCTCTTGCGCAACTTCCCGGTCACTGAACGGGTATCTCCTCTCTCCCACTTCCTGATAATTCTCGTGCCCCTTCCCCGCGATAATGAGGATGTCTCCGTCACCCGCCTTCTCGACCGCCAGTGCTATCGCCTCAGCCCTTTCAGGGACCACACGGTAATTGGCCTTCTCTATGCCCGATTCGATCTCTTTGATAATCCCGATGGGGTCTTCGTTTCTCGGGTTGTCCGAGGTTATGAATACATGGTCGCTGAGTCTCGTCGCTATCTCGCCCATGACCGGCCTCTTCCCCCTGTCCCGGTCCCCCCCGCAGCCGAAGACGGTGATGATACTGACATCGCCTTCCCCAGCGATGATCTCCCTGACTGCGGAGATGAGCTGTTCGAGGGCGTCCGGAGTGTGAGCATAATCGACGATGCAGAGGAAACCCTGGCCTTCATCGACCTTCTCAAGCCTTCCCTCAACAGGAGGAACGGTCCTCAGGCCCTTCCCGATAACTTCCATCGGCACACCCAAGGCCATGGCGGCTGCGGCTGCGGCGAGGATGTTGTATAGATTCGCCGAGCCGATCATCGGTGAGTCTATCCGCACACTTCCCGCCCCCCTCTGCCTCAAGAGAAAGGAGACCCCTGAGAAGGTGTACTCCACCTCTTCTGCGGTGATGTCCGCTTCCGGGATCACGCCATACGTGACCGCAGTTCTCTTTATCTCACTCAGGAGCCTTTTCCCCCACGGATCATCCAGGTTAATGACGGCGGTCCCGCTCTCGGGGAGGAGTTCGGTAAACAACCTCTTCTTCGCGTCATAATACCGCTCCATCGTCCCGTGAAAATCGAGATGATCCCTCGTGAGGTTCGTGAAGACCGCGCTCTGGAACCTCGTATAGTCGACCCTCTGCTGCGAGAGGGAATGGGAAGAGACCTCGGTTATGACGTAGGCGCATCCCGCTGAAACCATCTTCCGGAGAAGCCCCTGAAATTCGAGAGACTCCGGCGTCGTGTGGGGAGCGGCACATTCGGCCTCTTTTACGAGGTACCGTATCGTGCCGATCAGCCCCGTGGCTTTATCCCACGCCTCGAGTATCGCCTTGATGAGATAGGTCGTCGTCGTCTTTCCGTTCGTGCCGGTCACGCCGATGACCGGCACCTCCTCCGAAGGCCTCTCAAAGAAGTTGTTCGAGACGCAGGCGAGGGCCTTCCTGCTGTCGTCTACTCGGATGAAAACGGGCGAACTCCCGTTCGCTCCTTGAAAAGAGGTGGGTGCCGGAGGATCCGTCAATAGACCTGTCTTTTCATGCACTACCGCAACCGCACCTTTTGCGATCGCGTCGGAGATAAAGTTCCGGCCGTCGAAACGGTCGCCCCTGACAGCGACAAACAGGGCACCTCCTGACACCTTCCGCGAATCGTATGCAATTTCCCCTATCTCGACATCGGGAAGCCTCCCGCCGCCGGATGAAGGTGAACCGGCCGTTACCGATCCGCTTCCGGCAGCGAGCTCATAATCACAATCACAAAGAATATCGGACAGTTTCATCGCGCGACCATCAGGGTGTTTGCCCGGGTATCTTCCCTCGGGACATTGAGATAAGAGAGCGCACTCTCCGCAATCTTCTTAAAGACCGGAGCTGCGACAACACCTCCGTATATCTGCCCCTTCGGCTCGTAGATTACGATGATCATCGCCATCCGGGGATTGTCTGCGGGCACAAAGCCCACAAATGAGCTCACATACTTTTCCCGCGAATACTTCTTCGTATGAGGGTCTATGATCTGGGCAGTCCCGGTCTTCCCGGCCACATAGTTTCCCTCCACGGCGGCGCTCTTCGCGGTTCCGCCCTCCTCGGTAACGGTCTTGAGGATCTCCTTGAACGTACCCGCCGTCTGAGCGGAGATAGCCCTCTTTGCATCAGACTGAAAAGACCAGAGAGGCTTGCCTTCAGGATTCAGAATCCTCGACACCACATGGGGTCTCACGAGGAGGCCCCCATTTCCTATCGCTGCGTAGGCCCTCAGGACCTGCAGAGGGGTGACTGCCACTTCCTGTCCGATCGAGATAGAGCCGAGTGAGACACCGGACCACCGTTCCGGCGGCCGAATCCAGCCAGAGACCTCGCCCGGCAGGTCGATCCCCGTCTTTTCGCCGAAGCCGAAGGCCTTGGCGTATTGATATACCTTTTCCTTCCCGAGCCTCATGCCGATCATCACAGAGCCGACATTGGAAGACTTCTGGATCACCTCTCTGAAGGTGAGAAAACCGTGTCTGTGCGCGTCGTGTATCGTCCTCCCTCCCACTTCGACAGAGCCCCTGCTGCAGTCGAAGGGCGAATCAAGGGTTACCGCCTTTTCCTCGATGGCCGCGGTACCGACGATGATCTTGAAGGTGGAACCAGGTTCATAACAGTCGGTGATCGCCCTGTTCCTCCGTTCGAAATTCCTGCTCTCGGCAGTCTTGTTGGGATCAAAGGAAGGAAGGTTTGCGAGGGCGAGTATCTCGCCGTTGAAGGGGTCCATCATGATCGCGGTAGCGGCAACCGCATGCCACTGTTTAACCGCCGCTTCGAGTTCAGATTCAACCATGTACTGTAGACCTTCATCGATGGTAAGGACGAGATTGTTCCCCTTGGATTCCATCTCGACGCCCTGGGACAGTGTCCTTCCGCTGGCGTCCCTCGCGAAAATAATCTTCCCCCCATTCCCCCTGAGGCGGTCATTATATTTCAGTTCGACTCCTTCGATTCCCCTGTTGTCGATATCGACAAAGCCGAGGATGTGAGCCGCCAGGGCGGCCTTCGGATAGAATCTCTTGGCATCGGGCATAAAACCGATCCCCTTGATCTTCGACTCCCTCATCCTCTTCGCAACTGCGGGGTCCAGTTTCCTCTCTATCCAGACAAACCGTCCTTCGGACGAAAGCTTGCTCAATATCGCCTTCTCCGGCCTGTTCATAATCTCACAAACTTTGCGGGCGCTCGCCTCAGGGGAATCTATCTCGAAGGGGTCGCAGTAGACTGATTCGAGATCGAGGTTAACGGCCATCTCCCTCCCCCTTCTGTCGAAGACGATCCCCCGTCTGACTCTGACATCTTCCTGTTTCTCCTGCTGGAACTTCGCCTTTTCATAAAACCTTCCGTGATTCAAGAGCATGATATCTGCCAGCCTTACGATTACGATAAAAAAACAGAAACAGAGCGCCGTATTCAAAATGACAGCGCGCTTCCTCATCGGGCACCGCCGAAGCGCGAAACCCTGACTTGAAAACCGACGCCACCTTTTTCTTTACCCGGTTGCCACGACGCAAAAAACAGCGTGTTCTCCCTCAGAGCGCCCCCCCGCCTGCACTGTCAGCCTCGTATGAGCCTTTCGCATTCCCCTTCTGTGCCGTCTCGAGAGATGCCCGTATCGGCCCAGAATCTTTCACCTTCACAGCAACGACCTTTGTCCTGTTCGGAAAGACAAGACCGAGATTAAGGGCCGCTGTCTTCTCGACCTTCTGGAGGGAAAGCAGGGCAGACTTCTCCGCTATGAGCATCTTCGTTTCTCTCAGGTTCTCCAGTCTCTTTTTCTCGAGTTCGCTGATGCCGTATTCAAGGGATATGAGATTCGACCTGAGCCAGACGATGCCGAAGATTCCGCAGAGAAGAAGGGCTACACTTAACGGCGCAACGACATATGATACCATACTCCTCCGTCTCACATAAATCATACCTTCTCAGCTCCTCTCAGCTTTGCGCTCCTCGAAGACGGATTCGAGCGTATCTCGTCATACGAGGGAGTCAGGGGTTTCTTCGTCAATATCCTGATGAGCCCTTCATGCTGTGCATTGCGCATGAAATTCTTCACGGTCCTGTCCTCGAGCGAGTGGTATGCGATCGTGCAGAGTCTTCCCCCGGGGCGGAGGAGGCCGATTGCACCCGCAAGACCCTTCGCTATCTCGGCGATCTCGTCGTTCACCGCGATCCGCAGCGCCTGGAATGTCTTCGTCGCGGGGTGATGCTTCCCACGCCTCCTGATGACAGTGCTCACGATACCAGCAAGTTCGACGCAGGTGGTAATACTTTGTTTTACGCGTAACGCCACGAGCGTTTTTGCGATCTTTCTCGCAAACCGCTCCTCACCATACTCTTCCAGGATTCTTTCGAGTTCTCTCTCGGAATAGGTATTCACGATGTCCCCGGCCGTCAGATTCTGTCTGCGATCCATCCTCATATCGAGCGGCTCATCCGAGGAAAAACTGAATCCCCTGCCGGGAGACTTGAACTGCATCATCGAGA
Encoded proteins:
- a CDS encoding UDP-N-acetylmuramoyl-L-alanyl-D-glutamate--2,6-diaminopimelate ligase codes for the protein MKLSDILCDCDYELAAGSGSVTAGSPSSGGGRLPDVEIGEIAYDSRKVSGGALFVAVRGDRFDGRNFISDAIAKGAVAVVHEKTGLLTDPPAPTSFQGANGSSPVFIRVDDSRKALACVSNNFFERPSEEVPVIGVTGTNGKTTTTYLIKAILEAWDKATGLIGTIRYLVKEAECAAPHTTPESLEFQGLLRKMVSAGCAYVITEVSSHSLSQQRVDYTRFQSAVFTNLTRDHLDFHGTMERYYDAKKRLFTELLPESGTAVINLDDPWGKRLLSEIKRTAVTYGVIPEADITAEEVEYTFSGVSFLLRQRGAGSVRIDSPMIGSANLYNILAAAAAAMALGVPMEVIGKGLRTVPPVEGRLEKVDEGQGFLCIVDYAHTPDALEQLISAVREIIAGEGDVSIITVFGCGGDRDRGKRPVMGEIATRLSDHVFITSDNPRNEDPIGIIKEIESGIEKANYRVVPERAEAIALAVEKAGDGDILIIAGKGHENYQEVGERRYPFSDREVAQEAIRRKKQKIVGNT
- a CDS encoding penicillin-binding protein 2 encodes the protein MRKRAVILNTALCFCFFIVIVRLADIMLLNHGRFYEKAKFQQEKQEDVRVRRGIVFDRRGREMAVNLDLESVYCDPFEIDSPEASARKVCEIMNRPEKAILSKLSSEGRFVWIERKLDPAVAKRMRESKIKGIGFMPDAKRFYPKAALAAHILGFVDIDNRGIEGVELKYNDRLRGNGGKIIFARDASGRTLSQGVEMESKGNNLVLTIDEGLQYMVESELEAAVKQWHAVAATAIMMDPFNGEILALANLPSFDPNKTAESRNFERRNRAITDCYEPGSTFKIIVGTAAIEEKAVTLDSPFDCSRGSVEVGGRTIHDAHRHGFLTFREVIQKSSNVGSVMIGMRLGKEKVYQYAKAFGFGEKTGIDLPGEVSGWIRPPERWSGVSLGSISIGQEVAVTPLQVLRAYAAIGNGGLLVRPHVVSRILNPEGKPLWSFQSDAKRAISAQTAGTFKEILKTVTEEGGTAKSAAVEGNYVAGKTGTAQIIDPHTKKYSREKYVSSFVGFVPADNPRMAMIIVIYEPKGQIYGGVVAAPVFKKIAESALSYLNVPREDTRANTLMVAR
- the rsmH gene encoding 16S rRNA (cytosine(1402)-N(4))-methyltransferase RsmH, with the translated sequence MTVHLPVMAREVVEMLDISPGGTYIDATVGLGGHAERMLAKMKGGRLIGIDRDEAALNAARERLKDGQVILRQGKFSDLEDLLSGLGVHAVDGVLFDFGVSMMQFKSPGRGFSFSSDEPLDMRMDRRQNLTAGDIVNTYSERELERILEEYGEERFARKIAKTLVALRVKQSITTCVELAGIVSTVIRRRGKHHPATKTFQALRIAVNDEIAEIAKGLAGAIGLLRPGGRLCTIAYHSLEDRTVKNFMRNAQHEGLIRILTKKPLTPSYDEIRSNPSSRSAKLRGAEKV